In Burkholderiales bacterium, a single window of DNA contains:
- a CDS encoding ABC transporter ATP-binding protein: MTALLEARGITKRFGGLEALSGVSLTVQRGEIYGLIGPNGAGKTTFFNVLTGFYTPDAGEIHFEGKPLDVGTPHRVAAAGIARTFQNIRLFANMTALENVMVGRHARSRAGVLGAVLRDRATRREEADIHARALALLRYVGIEHHANNLARNLPYGDQRKLEIARALALEPRLLALDEPAAGMNATETAELRSLLERIRRDGVTLLLIEHDIKLVMGLCDRVAVLDYGKKIAEGTPAEVRADPAVIEAYLGGSLA, encoded by the coding sequence ATGACCGCGTTGCTCGAGGCCCGGGGCATCACCAAGCGCTTCGGCGGCCTGGAGGCCCTCTCGGGTGTCTCCCTCACCGTGCAGCGCGGCGAGATCTACGGGCTGATCGGCCCCAACGGCGCCGGCAAGACCACCTTCTTCAACGTGCTCACCGGCTTCTACACGCCAGACGCCGGGGAGATCCACTTCGAGGGCAAGCCCCTGGACGTGGGCACGCCTCACCGGGTGGCCGCCGCCGGCATCGCTCGCACCTTCCAGAACATCCGCCTGTTCGCCAACATGACCGCGCTGGAGAACGTCATGGTGGGCCGGCACGCCCGTTCCCGCGCTGGGGTCCTGGGGGCGGTGCTGCGGGACCGGGCCACCCGGCGGGAAGAAGCCGACATCCACGCGCGGGCCCTCGCGCTCCTTCGCTACGTGGGCATCGAGCACCACGCCAACAACCTGGCCCGCAACCTCCCCTACGGGGACCAGCGCAAGCTGGAAATCGCCCGCGCCTTGGCCCTGGAGCCCCGGCTCCTCGCCCTGGACGAGCCGGCGGCGGGCATGAACGCCACCGAAACGGCGGAGCTGCGCTCCCTGTTGGAACGCATCCGCCGCGACGGCGTCACCCTGCTCTTGATCGAGCACGACATCAAGCTGGTGATGGGCCTGTGCGACCGGGTAGCGGTCCTGGACTACGGCAAGAAGATCGCCGAAGGCACGCCCGCCGAGGTGCGGGCGGACCCAGCGGTGATCGAGGCCTACCTGGGCGGGAGCCTGGCGTGA
- a CDS encoding ABC transporter ATP-binding protein yields MTVLAGNHPGLKRLAFTGVAVALAVLPFLVDATLGRTWVRIVDVALLYVMLALGLNIVVGFAGLLDLGYIAFFAVGAYSYALLASPQFDIHASFLVLLPLGAFLAAVFGVLLGAPTLRLRGDYLAIVTLGFGEIIRIFLNNLNRPVNITNGPLGITLIDPISLGGISLSKTYALGPLTFSPVHSYYYVFLLCALASIVISVRLEDSRIGRAWIAIREDEQAAKAMGINTRDVKLLAFAMGATFGGVAGGLFASFQGFISPESFTLLDSIMVLCMVVLGGMGNVGGVVLGAALLTALPEALRYVGPLQQAWFGQVLVDPSDLRMLMFGLALVLMMLFRPAGLWPSKIRKRELATAAE; encoded by the coding sequence ATGACGGTGCTCGCGGGAAACCATCCGGGGCTCAAACGGCTCGCCTTCACCGGCGTGGCCGTGGCGCTCGCCGTTCTGCCTTTCCTCGTCGACGCGACCCTGGGGCGCACCTGGGTGCGCATCGTGGACGTGGCGCTCCTCTACGTGATGCTCGCCCTGGGGCTCAACATCGTGGTGGGGTTCGCGGGGCTCCTGGACCTCGGCTACATCGCGTTTTTCGCGGTGGGCGCCTACAGCTACGCCCTCCTCGCCTCGCCCCAGTTCGACATCCACGCCTCCTTCCTGGTGCTGCTGCCCCTGGGAGCGTTTCTCGCGGCGGTGTTCGGAGTGCTGCTGGGAGCCCCCACCCTGCGGCTGCGGGGCGATTACCTCGCCATCGTGACCCTGGGGTTCGGGGAAATCATCCGCATCTTCCTCAACAACCTGAACCGGCCGGTCAACATCACCAACGGCCCCCTGGGCATCACCCTCATCGACCCCATTTCCCTGGGGGGCATCTCCCTGAGCAAGACCTACGCCCTGGGGCCCCTCACCTTCTCTCCCGTGCACAGCTATTACTACGTGTTCCTCCTGTGCGCGCTCGCTTCCATCGTGATCTCGGTGCGGCTGGAAGACTCCCGCATCGGCCGGGCCTGGATCGCCATCCGGGAGGACGAGCAGGCGGCCAAGGCCATGGGTATCAACACCCGCGACGTAAAGCTCCTCGCCTTCGCCATGGGGGCAACCTTCGGCGGCGTGGCCGGGGGCCTGTTCGCCTCCTTCCAGGGGTTCATCAGCCCCGAGAGCTTCACCCTGCTCGACTCCATCATGGTGCTGTGCATGGTGGTGCTGGGCGGCATGGGCAACGTGGGCGGGGTGGTGCTGGGGGCGGCGCTCCTCACGGCGCTGCCCGAGGCCCTGCGCTACGTGGGCCCCCTGCAGCAGGCTTGGTTCGGGCAGGTGTTAGTGGACCCGTCCGACCTGCGCATGCTCATGTTCGGCCTCGCCCTGGTGCTCATGATGCTGTTCCGCCCGGCGGGTCTGTGGCCGTCGAAGATCCGCAAACGCGAGCTCGCCACCGCCGCCGAATGA
- a CDS encoding ABC transporter ATP-binding protein, which produces MNVLEVRGLKVAYGQILAVKGIDLSIRERELVALIGANGAGKTTTLKALAGMIPPAAGEIRYLGRPVTGKPSFELVREGLALVPEGRQVFGKLTVEENLELGAYARSDGPGIQQDLERVYGLFPRLKERRRQTAGTLSGGEQQMLAIGRALMSRPKLLLLDEPSMGLAPLMVQRIFEVIREISREGVTLLLVEQNARLALQLADRGYVMESGLITLSGPGAELLGNPQVRHAYLGE; this is translated from the coding sequence GTGAACGTGCTGGAGGTGCGCGGCCTCAAAGTGGCCTACGGCCAGATCCTGGCGGTGAAAGGCATCGATCTCTCGATCCGGGAGCGGGAGCTGGTGGCGCTGATCGGCGCCAACGGGGCGGGCAAGACCACCACCCTCAAGGCCCTAGCCGGCATGATCCCGCCCGCCGCGGGGGAAATCCGCTACCTGGGCAGGCCGGTGACGGGCAAGCCTTCCTTCGAGCTGGTGCGGGAAGGGCTCGCCCTCGTGCCCGAAGGGCGCCAGGTGTTCGGCAAGCTCACGGTGGAAGAGAACCTGGAGCTGGGCGCCTACGCCCGCAGCGACGGCCCGGGCATTCAGCAGGACCTGGAGCGGGTCTACGGGCTCTTTCCCCGCCTCAAGGAGCGCCGGCGCCAGACCGCCGGCACCCTCTCCGGCGGCGAGCAGCAGATGCTCGCCATCGGCCGGGCCCTCATGAGCCGCCCCAAGCTCCTGCTCCTGGACGAGCCCAGCATGGGCCTCGCCCCCCTCATGGTGCAGCGGATCTTCGAGGTGATCCGGGAAATCTCCCGGGAAGGCGTCACCCTCCTGCTGGTGGAGCAGAACGCCCGCCTCGCCTTGCAGCTCGCCGACCGGGGCTACGTGATGGAAAGCGGTCTCATCACCTTGTCCGGGCCCGGCGCGGAGCTGCTCGGCAATCCCCAGGTGCGCCACGCTTACCTGGGTGAATGA
- a CDS encoding branched-chain amino acid ABC transporter permease, translating to MDVFLQQLVNGLILGSIYAIVALGYTMVYGIIGLINFAHGDIVMVGALVAWTVCTALAGSAVPAPLILLAAAGAAMVVCMTLGVSIERVAYRPLRRAPRLAPLITAIGMSILLQYSAALIWSKQYLALPAILQPTMYTVAGATVTDLQVFIFLLACALMAALAWFIKRTRIGKAMRATEQNRDVAGLMGIDVNRIIAFTFLVGSGLAAIAGLMVILYYGIGHYFMGFMLGLKAFTAAVLGGIGKVNGAMLGGMLLGVVEALASGYIGDLTGGWLGSNYRDVFAFLVLVLVLVLRPSGLIGGPVSERA from the coding sequence GTGGACGTCTTTCTCCAGCAGCTCGTCAACGGCCTGATCCTCGGCAGCATCTACGCCATCGTGGCGCTGGGCTACACGATGGTGTACGGGATCATCGGCCTCATCAACTTCGCCCACGGCGACATCGTCATGGTGGGCGCGCTGGTGGCCTGGACCGTGTGCACCGCCCTGGCAGGCAGCGCCGTGCCCGCCCCCCTCATCCTCCTCGCGGCGGCGGGGGCGGCGATGGTCGTGTGCATGACCTTGGGCGTGTCCATCGAGCGGGTGGCGTACCGGCCCCTGCGCCGCGCGCCGCGGCTGGCGCCCCTCATCACCGCCATCGGTATGTCGATCCTGCTCCAGTACAGCGCCGCCCTCATCTGGTCGAAGCAGTATCTGGCGCTGCCGGCCATCCTCCAGCCTACCATGTACACCGTCGCCGGGGCGACCGTCACCGACCTGCAGGTCTTCATCTTCCTGCTCGCCTGCGCTCTGATGGCGGCCCTCGCCTGGTTCATCAAGCGCACCAGGATCGGCAAGGCGATGCGGGCCACCGAGCAGAACCGGGACGTGGCCGGGCTCATGGGCATCGACGTCAACCGCATCATCGCCTTCACCTTCCTGGTGGGTTCGGGCTTGGCCGCCATCGCCGGGCTGATGGTGATCCTCTATTACGGCATCGGCCATTACTTCATGGGCTTCATGCTGGGGTTGAAAGCCTTCACCGCCGCCGTGCTGGGAGGCATCGGCAAGGTGAACGGGGCCATGCTGGGCGGCATGCTGCTGGGGGTGGTGGAGGCCCTCGCCTCGGGCTACATCGGGGATCTCACCGGCGGCTGGCTGGGCAGCAACTACCGGGACGTCTTCGCCTTCCTGGTGCTGGTGCTGGTGCTGGTGCTGCGCCCCTCGGGCTTGATCGGCGGGCCCGTCTCCGAGCGGGCGTAA
- a CDS encoding branched chain amino acid ABC transporter substrate-binding protein — protein sequence MSRAHPLRLLVLGFALLTLAACGKKEEAPPPQAQAPAPQAAQEVVVKIGLAAPLTGPQAHIGQDIKNGAQLAIDDLNTRGVEIGGKKVRFQLIAEDDEANPTKATTVAQKLVDSGVVAVVGHFNSGASIPASKIYSDAGIPQISPSSTNPKYTLQGFKTTFRVVAHDDQQGPVDARFAVEKLGAKRIAVIDDSTAYGQGLADAFAATAKSLGAEIVAREHTTDKDTDFKAILTRIKGKNPDLVFFGGIDPQAGPMKKQMAELGINAKFMGGDGMQTPNFIKLAGETAEGAMASIPGLPKDKMPGGKEFLERFKQKFGVEVELFAPMAYDAVMVFADSMKRAGSTDPAKFLPEVGKTQYQGVIGPIAFDEKGDLKDGPITIYVVKNGQWEPLETVTPTAAAPAKQAEAPAPPQAVQK from the coding sequence ATGAGTCGTGCCCATCCCCTGCGCCTGTTGGTCCTTGGTTTCGCTCTCCTCACCCTCGCCGCCTGCGGCAAGAAGGAGGAGGCGCCGCCTCCCCAGGCCCAGGCCCCCGCGCCCCAGGCCGCCCAGGAAGTGGTGGTCAAGATCGGCCTGGCCGCGCCCCTCACCGGGCCCCAGGCCCACATCGGCCAGGACATCAAGAACGGCGCCCAGCTCGCCATTGACGACCTGAACACCCGGGGCGTCGAGATCGGCGGTAAGAAGGTGAGATTCCAGTTGATCGCCGAGGACGACGAGGCGAATCCCACCAAGGCCACCACGGTGGCCCAGAAGCTGGTGGATTCTGGCGTCGTAGCGGTGGTGGGGCACTTCAACTCCGGCGCCTCCATCCCCGCCTCCAAGATCTATTCCGACGCCGGCATTCCCCAGATCTCCCCCTCCTCCACCAACCCCAAGTACACCCTGCAGGGCTTCAAGACCACCTTCCGCGTGGTGGCCCACGACGACCAGCAGGGGCCGGTGGACGCCCGGTTCGCGGTGGAGAAGCTCGGCGCCAAGCGCATCGCGGTGATCGACGACTCCACTGCCTACGGCCAGGGGCTGGCGGACGCCTTCGCCGCGACGGCCAAGAGCCTGGGCGCCGAGATCGTGGCCCGGGAGCACACCACCGACAAGGACACCGACTTCAAGGCCATTCTCACCCGGATCAAGGGCAAGAACCCGGACCTCGTGTTCTTCGGCGGCATCGATCCCCAGGCGGGCCCGATGAAGAAGCAGATGGCCGAGCTGGGCATCAACGCCAAGTTCATGGGCGGCGACGGCATGCAGACCCCCAATTTCATCAAGCTCGCGGGCGAGACGGCCGAGGGCGCCATGGCCTCCATCCCTGGCCTGCCCAAGGACAAGATGCCGGGCGGCAAGGAGTTCCTCGAGCGCTTCAAGCAGAAATTCGGCGTGGAGGTGGAACTCTTCGCCCCCATGGCCTATGACGCGGTGATGGTGTTCGCCGATTCCATGAAGCGCGCTGGCTCCACCGATCCGGCCAAGTTCCTGCCCGAAGTGGGCAAGACCCAGTACCAGGGCGTGATCGGCCCCATCGCCTTCGACGAGAAAGGGGACCTGAAGGACGGCCCCATCACCATCTACGTGGTGAAGAACGGCCAATGGGAGCCCCTCGAGACGGTAACGCCCACCGCGGCGGCGCCGGCAAAGCAGGCCGAGGCGCCGGCTCCGCCCCAGGCGGTGCAGAAATAA
- a CDS encoding sodium-dependent transporter, protein MAMAAQAAHRAHWSNRWAFVLATAGSAIGLGNIWKFPYMAGENGGGAFVLVYLACIVLVGLPVMMTEIMLGRRAQRNPVAAMERLAREAGAPRAWKLVGILGVFTGAVILSFYSVVAGWMLDYLIRAGAGRFHGMGPEEAKAGFGALLASPYELALWHTVFMFLTMGVVAYGVTRGLERATKIMMPALAAILLVLVGYGLARGDMAGAAAFLFDPDFSRISPQVVLAAMGQAFFSLSLGMGAVMVYGSYLQRHISIVRVSVYVATADTAFALLAGLAVFSIVFAHGMAPAAGPGLVMQTLPITFGAMPGGSVLGTLFFLLVVFAAWTSAISIAEPGVAWMVENLRLARGRACAVFGVVVWLAGVAALLSFNVWEGLRIFGLSIFDALDYLASNILLPLGGLAIVVFGAWVMRHTHAREELDLNEGWFKAWRLAARYLAPVAIGLVFLNLTGLLPGS, encoded by the coding sequence ATGGCCATGGCTGCGCAGGCGGCCCACCGGGCCCACTGGTCCAACCGCTGGGCCTTCGTGCTGGCCACCGCCGGCTCGGCGATCGGTCTCGGCAACATCTGGAAGTTTCCCTACATGGCGGGGGAAAACGGGGGAGGCGCCTTCGTCCTCGTCTACCTGGCCTGCATCGTCCTGGTGGGGCTCCCGGTGATGATGACCGAAATCATGCTGGGACGGCGGGCCCAGCGCAACCCGGTGGCCGCCATGGAGCGGCTGGCGCGGGAGGCGGGCGCTCCCCGGGCCTGGAAGCTGGTGGGTATCCTGGGCGTCTTCACCGGGGCGGTGATCCTGTCCTTTTACAGCGTAGTGGCCGGCTGGATGTTGGACTACTTGATCCGCGCAGGGGCGGGACGCTTCCACGGCATGGGCCCGGAGGAGGCTAAAGCGGGGTTCGGGGCCTTGCTGGCGAGCCCCTACGAGCTCGCCCTGTGGCATACCGTCTTCATGTTTCTCACCATGGGGGTGGTGGCCTATGGGGTCACCCGGGGCCTGGAGCGGGCGACCAAGATCATGATGCCGGCCCTCGCCGCGATCCTCCTGGTGCTGGTGGGCTACGGGCTCGCGCGGGGCGACATGGCGGGCGCCGCCGCCTTCCTGTTCGATCCGGATTTCTCCCGCATCTCCCCCCAGGTGGTGCTGGCGGCCATGGGCCAGGCGTTCTTCAGCCTGAGCCTGGGCATGGGGGCGGTCATGGTCTACGGGTCGTACCTGCAGCGTCACATCTCCATTGTCCGGGTATCGGTGTACGTCGCCACCGCCGATACCGCCTTCGCCCTGCTCGCAGGGCTGGCGGTCTTCTCCATCGTCTTCGCCCACGGGATGGCGCCCGCGGCGGGACCGGGTCTCGTCATGCAGACGCTGCCCATCACCTTCGGCGCCATGCCCGGCGGCTCGGTGCTGGGCACCCTGTTCTTCCTGCTGGTGGTCTTCGCCGCCTGGACCTCGGCCATCTCCATCGCCGAGCCGGGAGTCGCCTGGATGGTGGAGAACCTGCGCCTCGCGCGCGGGCGGGCGTGCGCAGTCTTCGGCGTCGTGGTGTGGCTCGCGGGCGTGGCGGCGCTTCTTTCCTTCAACGTATGGGAAGGGCTCAGGATCTTCGGGCTCTCGATCTTCGACGCCCTCGACTACCTGGCCTCCAACATTCTCCTGCCTCTGGGCGGGCTCGCCATCGTGGTCTTCGGCGCCTGGGTGATGCGACACACCCATGCCCGCGAGGAGCTGGACCTCAACGAGGGCTGGTTCAAGGCCTGGCGCCTCGCAGCCAGGTATCTGGCGCCGGTGGCGATCGGGCTGGTATTTCTCAATCTGACAGGCCTGCTGCCTGGATCTTGA
- a CDS encoding UPF0210 protein: MTRFSAQEIIETIRMVQMENLDIRTITLGISLRDCAHPDLDTLGRRAYDKICRVAGRLTAVAQAIEQEYGIPIVHKRVAVTPVALVAEASGTGDYPRIARYLDRAAAEVGVNFLGGYSALVQKGATPGDMALIRSIPEALATTERVCASVNVASTRAGINMDAVAWMGEVIAETARATRDRDGIGCAKLVTFCNAVDDNPFMAGAFHGIGEPDGVVNVGVSGPGVVLSAVQKEPGADFGELAGIIKRTAFKVTRMGELVGRAASERLGLPFGVVDLSLAPTPAAGDSVARILEAMGLERVGAHGSTAALALLNDAVKKGGAMASGYVGGLSGAFIPVSEDAGMMEAAALGSVTFDKLEAMTSVCSVGLDMIAVPGDTPPETLAAIIADEAAIGMINRKTTAVRLIPVPGKGVGDRVEFGGLLGRAPVMAVHTLSSRAFVRRGGRIPAPLQALNN, from the coding sequence ATGACGCGCTTTTCCGCTCAGGAGATCATCGAGACCATCCGCATGGTGCAGATGGAAAATCTCGACATTCGCACCATCACCCTGGGCATTTCGCTGCGCGACTGCGCCCATCCGGACCTGGACACCCTGGGCCGCCGGGCCTACGACAAGATCTGTCGGGTGGCCGGCCGGCTCACGGCGGTGGCCCAGGCCATCGAGCAGGAGTACGGCATTCCCATCGTCCACAAGCGGGTGGCGGTCACCCCCGTGGCGCTGGTCGCGGAGGCGAGCGGCACCGGGGACTACCCTCGCATCGCCCGCTACCTGGACCGGGCCGCGGCGGAGGTGGGGGTCAATTTCCTGGGCGGCTATTCGGCCCTGGTGCAGAAGGGCGCGACCCCGGGGGATATGGCCCTCATCCGCTCCATCCCCGAGGCCCTGGCCACCACGGAGCGCGTCTGCGCCTCGGTGAACGTGGCCTCCACTCGCGCCGGCATCAACATGGACGCCGTGGCCTGGATGGGCGAAGTCATCGCCGAGACGGCCCGCGCGACGCGCGACCGCGACGGGATCGGCTGCGCCAAGCTGGTCACCTTCTGCAACGCCGTGGACGACAATCCCTTCATGGCCGGCGCCTTCCACGGCATCGGCGAGCCGGACGGGGTCGTCAACGTGGGCGTCTCCGGCCCCGGCGTGGTGCTCTCCGCGGTGCAGAAGGAGCCCGGCGCCGATTTCGGCGAGCTGGCCGGCATCATCAAGCGCACCGCGTTCAAGGTGACGCGCATGGGAGAGCTGGTGGGGCGGGCCGCCTCCGAGCGGCTGGGACTGCCCTTCGGTGTGGTGGACCTATCCCTCGCCCCTACGCCCGCCGCCGGCGACAGTGTGGCGCGCATTCTGGAGGCGATGGGATTAGAGCGGGTGGGCGCCCACGGCTCCACCGCGGCGCTGGCCCTGCTCAACGACGCGGTGAAGAAGGGCGGCGCCATGGCCTCGGGCTACGTGGGCGGGCTCTCGGGGGCCTTCATTCCCGTGTCGGAGGACGCAGGCATGATGGAGGCGGCGGCCCTGGGGAGCGTCACCTTCGACAAGCTGGAAGCCATGACCAGCGTGTGCTCCGTGGGGCTGGACATGATCGCCGTCCCCGGCGATACGCCTCCCGAGACTCTGGCCGCCATCATCGCCGACGAGGCGGCCATCGGCATGATCAACCGCAAGACCACCGCGGTGCGCCTGATCCCCGTGCCGGGCAAGGGCGTGGGCGATCGGGTGGAGTTCGGGGGCTTGCTGGGACGCGCCCCGGTGATGGCGGTCCATACCCTCTCGAGCCGGGCCTTCGTGCGGCGCGGCGGGCGCATTCCTGCGCCGTTGCAAGCGTTGAACAACTGA
- a CDS encoding cytochrome c551 produces the protein MKSVLIGILGAAGLMAAGLAQAQDAKELAQKSGCLACHAEDKKLVGPSMKEIANKYRGQKDAVAKLSEKVKKGGAGVWGQVPMPPHPHLKDEDIKKMVEWYLAHK, from the coding sequence ATGAAAAGCGTGTTGATCGGTATCTTGGGCGCCGCCGGCTTGATGGCCGCGGGTCTCGCCCAAGCCCAGGACGCCAAGGAGCTCGCCCAGAAAAGCGGTTGCCTCGCCTGTCATGCCGAGGACAAGAAGCTGGTGGGGCCCTCGATGAAGGAAATCGCCAACAAGTACCGGGGCCAGAAGGACGCCGTGGCGAAGCTCTCGGAAAAGGTGAAGAAGGGCGGCGCCGGCGTCTGGGGCCAGGTGCCCATGCCCCCCCATCCCCATCTGAAAGACGAGGACATCAAAAAGATGGTGGAGTGGTATCTCGCCCACAAATAA
- the hemF gene encoding oxygen-dependent coproporphyrinogen-III oxidase — protein MELEAVKGFLTSLQEEIVSALEAVDGERFRRDLWERPDGGGGDTRVMEEGRVFERGGVAFSHVHGSGLPPSASERRPELTGRTFQAMGLSLVLHPRNPYVPTVHMNTRFFCAQGPIGPDASAEPVWWFGGGMDLTPYYGFEEDARHFHATCRKALAPFGSEYYPRFKRWCDEYFYLRHRGEPRGVGGIFFDDLNEGGFERCFALVKSVGGHFLEAYLPIVERRRGLPYGERERDFQAYRRGRYVEFNLVYDRGTLFGLQSGGRTESILMSLPPVVRWRYAWQPSPGTPEARLYEEFLKPREWI, from the coding sequence ATGGAGCTCGAAGCGGTCAAAGGGTTTTTGACTTCCCTCCAAGAGGAGATCGTCTCCGCCCTGGAGGCGGTGGACGGGGAGCGGTTCCGGCGCGACCTGTGGGAGCGCCCCGATGGCGGCGGGGGCGATACCCGGGTGATGGAGGAGGGGCGGGTATTCGAACGGGGCGGGGTGGCCTTCTCCCACGTCCATGGTTCGGGGCTGCCGCCCTCCGCGAGCGAGCGCCGGCCGGAGCTGACGGGCCGCACCTTCCAGGCCATGGGCCTCTCCCTGGTGCTGCACCCGCGCAACCCGTACGTGCCTACCGTGCACATGAACACGCGCTTTTTCTGCGCCCAGGGTCCCATCGGGCCGGATGCGAGTGCCGAGCCTGTCTGGTGGTTCGGCGGCGGCATGGATTTGACGCCCTACTACGGTTTCGAGGAGGACGCCCGGCATTTCCACGCCACCTGCCGCAAGGCCCTCGCCCCTTTCGGTTCCGAGTACTACCCCCGGTTCAAGCGCTGGTGCGATGAGTATTTTTACCTCCGGCACCGGGGCGAGCCGCGGGGCGTCGGCGGGATTTTTTTCGACGACTTGAACGAGGGAGGCTTCGAGCGCTGCTTCGCCCTCGTGAAAAGCGTGGGCGGCCATTTTCTCGAAGCCTATCTGCCCATCGTGGAGCGCCGCCGGGGGCTTCCCTACGGGGAGCGGGAGCGGGACTTCCAGGCGTACCGGCGCGGGCGCTACGTGGAGTTCAACCTGGTCTACGACCGGGGCACCTTGTTCGGGCTCCAGTCCGGCGGCCGCACCGAGTCCATCCTCATGTCCCTGCCGCCCGTGGTGCGTTGGCGCTACGCCTGGCAGCCTTCGCCGGGCACGCCGGAGGCCCGGCTCTACGAGGAATTCCTCAAGCCCAGGGAATGGATCTAG
- the yyaL gene encoding hypothetical protein: MPNRLAQSPSPYLRQHADNPVDWYPWCEEALARARAEDKPILLSIGYSACHWCHVMAHESFEDPEVAELMNRDYVNIKVDREERPDLDQIYQTAHAMLTGRAGGWPLTVFLMPDDHTPFFAGTYFPKTSRYNLPGFKDILPRVAEVYRTQKEEIRRQNAALLEALAGTLPPSPAGRPAFDPALTRRAIGELAALFDEVHGGFGTAPKFPHPAELELCLSRYGTEGSGVGLEMARLTLTRMAEGGIYDQIGGGFCRYSVDQFWTIPHFEKMLYDNGPLLALYADAWLVAREPLYEQVAADTAAWVMREMQSPEGGYYSTLDADSEHEEGKFYVWDRNEVAALLTEEEYAVVAPYYGFDRPPNFENKHWHPRVAKSLKLVAEQAGMPLERCRELLASARKKLFAHRERRVRPGRDEKILTSWNGLMIRGMARAGRVFRRPEWIASARQAADFLRTRQWRDGRLLAAHKDGTSYLNAYLDDYAFLLEGLLELLQAEFRPVDLAFARDLAETLLARFEDPKDGGFFFVSHDHERLILRPKPGPDQAIPSGNGVAALALLRLGHLLGEHRYLEAAERTLALFYPAMERQPSAFATLLRAMEELIAPPTVVILRGEAAERIRWQAVLDEVYAPHRLTLSIGDYPDLPPTLGRPVMGAVNAWVCEGVKCLPAITRVEELRRVCNPQKVI, translated from the coding sequence ATGCCCAACCGCCTCGCTCAAAGTCCCAGCCCTTATCTTCGCCAGCACGCCGACAATCCGGTGGATTGGTACCCCTGGTGCGAGGAAGCCCTGGCGCGGGCCCGCGCCGAGGACAAGCCCATTCTGCTCTCCATCGGCTATTCCGCCTGCCACTGGTGCCACGTGATGGCCCACGAGTCCTTCGAGGACCCGGAAGTGGCCGAGCTCATGAATCGCGACTATGTGAACATCAAGGTGGACCGGGAGGAGCGCCCCGACCTGGACCAGATCTACCAGACCGCCCACGCCATGCTCACCGGCCGTGCCGGCGGCTGGCCCCTCACCGTGTTCCTCATGCCCGACGACCACACGCCCTTTTTCGCCGGGACCTACTTCCCCAAGACCTCCCGCTACAACCTGCCCGGCTTCAAGGACATCCTGCCCCGAGTGGCGGAGGTCTATCGCACCCAGAAGGAAGAGATCCGTCGGCAGAACGCGGCCCTGCTTGAGGCCCTGGCCGGCACCCTGCCCCCTTCTCCCGCCGGCCGCCCCGCGTTCGACCCCGCCCTCACCCGCCGGGCCATCGGGGAGTTGGCCGCCCTCTTCGACGAGGTCCATGGGGGCTTCGGCACGGCGCCCAAGTTCCCTCACCCGGCCGAGCTGGAGCTGTGCCTTTCCCGCTACGGCACCGAAGGGTCGGGGGTAGGGCTGGAAATGGCGCGCCTCACCCTCACCCGCATGGCCGAGGGAGGCATCTATGACCAGATAGGCGGCGGCTTCTGCCGCTACAGCGTAGACCAGTTCTGGACCATCCCCCACTTCGAGAAGATGCTCTACGACAACGGGCCCCTGCTCGCCCTGTACGCCGACGCCTGGCTGGTGGCCCGGGAGCCCCTCTACGAGCAGGTGGCGGCCGACACCGCCGCCTGGGTGATGCGGGAGATGCAGTCCCCCGAGGGGGGCTACTATTCCACCCTGGACGCCGACTCGGAGCACGAGGAAGGCAAGTTCTATGTGTGGGACCGGAACGAAGTCGCCGCCCTCCTGACCGAAGAAGAGTACGCCGTGGTGGCCCCCTACTACGGCTTCGACCGGCCGCCCAACTTCGAGAACAAGCACTGGCATCCCCGGGTCGCCAAAAGCCTGAAGCTGGTCGCCGAGCAGGCCGGAATGCCCTTGGAGCGCTGCCGGGAGCTCCTCGCCTCGGCCCGCAAGAAGCTCTTCGCCCACCGGGAGCGCCGGGTGCGCCCGGGCCGGGACGAAAAGATCCTCACGAGCTGGAACGGCCTCATGATCCGGGGCATGGCCCGGGCCGGGCGGGTATTCCGCCGTCCCGAGTGGATTGCCTCGGCCCGGCAGGCGGCCGACTTCCTGCGCACGCGCCAGTGGCGCGACGGGCGCCTGCTGGCCGCTCACAAGGACGGCACGTCCTACCTCAACGCCTATCTCGACGACTACGCTTTCCTTCTTGAAGGGCTCCTGGAGCTTCTTCAGGCCGAGTTCCGCCCCGTGGACCTCGCCTTCGCCCGGGATCTCGCGGAGACCCTCCTCGCCCGCTTCGAAGACCCCAAGGACGGGGGCTTCTTCTTCGTGAGCCACGACCACGAGCGGCTGATCCTGCGGCCCAAGCCGGGCCCTGACCAGGCGATCCCCTCCGGCAATGGGGTGGCGGCCCTCGCCCTGCTCCGGCTCGGCCACCTGCTGGGAGAGCACCGCTATCTGGAAGCCGCGGAGCGGACCTTGGCGCTCTTCTATCCCGCCATGGAACGCCAGCCGAGCGCCTTCGCCACTCTGCTGCGTGCCATGGAGGAGCTCATCGCCCCGCCCACCGTGGTGATCCTGCGGGGGGAAGCCGCCGAGCGCATCCGTTGGCAGGCGGTGCTGGACGAGGTCTACGCCCCCCACCGGCTAACCCTGTCCATCGGTGATTACCCCGACCTTCCCCCCACCCTGGGGCGCCCGGTCATGGGAGCGGTCAACGCCTGGGTGTGCGAAGGCGTTAAATGCTTGCCTGCCATCACCCGGGTGGAAGAGTTGCGCCGTGTTTGCAACCCGCAGAAAGTCATCTAA